The Pseudomonas azadiae genome contains a region encoding:
- the lolB gene encoding lipoprotein insertase outer membrane protein LolB, giving the protein MFLRHIVMFSFIALLAGCAGFGARESVEGQGNPAQWKQHKDQLSSIDGWQIEGKVGVRAPKDSGSGTLFWLQRQDYYDIRLSGPLGRGAARLTGRPGQVSLEVANQGRYEATSPEALLEEQIGWKLPVSHLVWWVRGLPAPDSKSRLSLNGDSRLASLEQDGWQVEYLSYVEQGGYWLPERIKLHGTDLDVTLVIKDWQPRKLGQ; this is encoded by the coding sequence ATGTTCTTGCGCCACATTGTCATGTTCAGCTTCATCGCCCTGCTCGCCGGTTGCGCGGGTTTTGGCGCTCGCGAATCCGTTGAGGGCCAGGGCAACCCGGCGCAATGGAAGCAGCACAAGGACCAGCTCAGCAGCATCGATGGCTGGCAGATCGAAGGCAAAGTAGGGGTTCGCGCACCGAAGGACTCCGGCAGCGGCACCTTGTTCTGGCTGCAGCGCCAGGACTACTACGACATTCGCTTGTCGGGCCCGCTGGGCCGTGGCGCCGCGCGCCTGACCGGCCGCCCGGGGCAAGTCAGCCTCGAGGTGGCCAACCAGGGCCGCTACGAAGCGACCTCGCCCGAGGCGCTGCTGGAAGAACAGATTGGCTGGAAGCTGCCAGTGTCGCATCTGGTCTGGTGGGTACGCGGTCTGCCCGCACCTGACAGCAAGAGCCGCCTGAGCCTCAATGGCGACAGCCGCCTGGCCAGCCTGGAACAGGATGGCTGGCAGGTCGAATACTTGAGCTACGTGGAACAAGGCGGTTACTGGCTGCCCGAGCGCATCAAGCTGCATGGCACCGACCTGGACGTCACGCTGGTGATCAAGGACTGGCAACCGCGCAAGCTGGGGCAATGA